The following coding sequences lie in one Pseudomonas sp. B33.4 genomic window:
- a CDS encoding IlvD/Edd family dehydratase, giving the protein MSDKKPTLRSAQWFGTADKNGFMYRSWMKNQGIADHQFHGKPIIGICNTWSELTPCNAHFRQIAEHVKRGVIEAGGFPVEFPVFSNGESNLRPTAMLTRNLASMDVEEAIRGNPIDGVVLLTGCDKTTPALLMGAASCDVPAIVVTGGPMLNGKHKGKDIGSGTVVWQLSEQVKAGTITIDDFLAAEGGMSRSAGTCNTMGTASTMACMAEALGTSLPHNAAIPAVDARRYVLAHMSGMRAVEMVREDLKLSKILTKEAFENAIRVNAAIGGSTNAVIHLKAIAGRIGVELDLDDWTRIGRGMPTIVDLQPSGRFLMEEFYYAGGLPAVLRRLGEANLIPHPNALTVNGQSIGENTKDAPIYGEDEVIRTLDNPIRADGGICVLRGNLAPLGAVLKPSAATPELMQHRGRAVVFENFDMYKARINDPELDVDKDSILVMKNCGPKGYPGMAEVGNMGLPAKLLAQGVTDMVRISDARMSGTAYGTVVLHVAPEAAAGGPLATVKEGDWIELDCATGRLHLDIPDAELAARMADLQPPQQLLVGGYRQLYIDHVLQADQGCDFDFLVGCRGAEVPRHSH; this is encoded by the coding sequence ATGTCTGATAAGAAACCCACCCTGCGCTCCGCCCAATGGTTTGGCACGGCCGACAAGAACGGCTTCATGTACCGCAGCTGGATGAAGAATCAGGGCATCGCCGACCACCAGTTTCACGGCAAGCCGATCATCGGCATCTGCAACACCTGGTCGGAACTGACCCCGTGCAACGCGCACTTCCGCCAAATTGCGGAGCACGTCAAACGCGGGGTGATCGAGGCCGGTGGCTTTCCAGTGGAATTTCCGGTGTTCTCCAACGGCGAATCGAACCTGCGCCCGACCGCCATGCTCACCCGCAACCTGGCGAGCATGGATGTTGAAGAAGCGATTCGCGGCAACCCGATCGACGGCGTGGTGCTGCTGACCGGTTGCGACAAAACCACCCCGGCGCTGCTGATGGGCGCGGCCAGTTGCGACGTGCCGGCGATTGTTGTCACCGGCGGGCCGATGCTCAACGGCAAGCACAAAGGCAAGGACATCGGTTCCGGCACCGTGGTCTGGCAGCTCAGCGAACAGGTCAAGGCCGGCACCATCACCATCGATGATTTCCTCGCAGCCGAGGGCGGCATGTCGCGTTCGGCGGGCACCTGCAACACCATGGGCACCGCATCGACGATGGCCTGCATGGCTGAAGCACTCGGCACTTCGCTGCCGCACAACGCGGCAATTCCGGCGGTGGATGCGCGGCGTTATGTGCTGGCGCACATGTCCGGCATGCGTGCGGTGGAGATGGTGCGCGAAGATTTGAAGTTGTCGAAAATTCTGACCAAAGAAGCCTTCGAAAACGCTATTCGGGTTAACGCGGCCATCGGCGGTTCGACCAACGCGGTGATTCACTTGAAAGCCATCGCCGGGCGCATCGGCGTCGAACTGGATCTGGACGACTGGACACGCATCGGTCGCGGCATGCCGACCATCGTCGACCTACAGCCTTCCGGGCGTTTTTTGATGGAAGAGTTCTATTACGCTGGAGGCCTGCCCGCAGTATTGCGTCGACTCGGTGAGGCCAACCTGATTCCTCATCCGAATGCGTTGACCGTCAACGGCCAATCCATTGGCGAGAACACCAAAGACGCGCCGATCTATGGCGAAGACGAAGTGATCCGCACCCTCGACAACCCGATTCGCGCCGACGGTGGCATCTGCGTGTTGCGCGGCAACCTGGCGCCACTCGGTGCGGTGCTCAAGCCGTCTGCCGCCACACCGGAATTGATGCAGCATCGCGGCCGCGCGGTGGTGTTCGAGAACTTCGACATGTACAAGGCGCGGATCAACGATCCGGAGCTGGATGTCGATAAGGATTCGATTCTGGTGATGAAAAACTGCGGGCCGAAGGGTTATCCGGGCATGGCTGAAGTCGGCAACATGGGCTTGCCGGCCAAACTGTTGGCGCAGGGTGTGACCGACATGGTGCGCATTTCCGATGCGCGGATGAGCGGCACCGCGTATGGCACCGTGGTTCTGCACGTGGCGCCGGAAGCGGCGGCCGGCGGGCCTTTGGCGACGGTGAAGGAAGGCGACTGGATCGAGCTGGATTGCGCCACCGGGCGTTTGCATCTGGACATTCCGGACGCCGAACTGGCGGCGCGCATGGCGGATCTGCAGCCACCGCAGCAGTTGCTGGTGGGTGGCTATCGCCAGTTGTACATCGACCATGTGCTGCAGGCGGATCAGGGCTGTGACTTTGACTTCCTGGTCGGCTGCCGAGGCGCTGAAGTGCCGCGTCATTCTCACTAA
- a CDS encoding MFS transporter, with protein sequence MSQELRLIRRITLKLIPFLILLYLIAYVDRSAVGFAKLHMGADIGIGDAAYGLGAGLFFIGYFLLEIPSNLMLERFGARRWFARIMITWGAITIGMAFVQGPHSFYVMRFLLGAAEAGFFPGVLYYITQWFPVRHRGKILGLFILSQPIAMMITGPVSGGLLGMDGVLGLHGWQWLFIVIGTPAILLTWPVLRWLPDGPQQVKWMDQAEKDWLTGELKKDLQEYGQTRHGNPLHALKDKRVLLLALFYLPVTLSIYGLGLWLPTLIKQFGGSDLVTGFVSSVPYIFGIIGLLIVPRSSDRLNDRYGHLAVLYVLGAIGLFLSAWLSLPMAQLAALCLVAFALFSCTAVFWTLPGRFFAGASAAAGIALINSVGNLGGYIGPFVIGALKEYTGNLASGLYFLSGVMVFGLILTGVVYRVLERKHVLPADQFAASARGATRT encoded by the coding sequence ATGAGCCAGGAACTGCGGCTGATACGGCGCATTACGCTGAAACTGATTCCTTTCCTGATCCTGCTGTACCTGATCGCCTATGTGGATCGCTCCGCTGTCGGCTTCGCCAAGCTGCACATGGGCGCCGACATTGGCATTGGCGATGCGGCTTACGGCCTCGGCGCCGGGCTGTTCTTCATTGGTTACTTCCTCCTCGAAATTCCCAGCAATCTGATGCTCGAACGCTTCGGCGCACGACGCTGGTTCGCGCGGATCATGATCACCTGGGGCGCGATCACTATCGGCATGGCCTTCGTTCAGGGCCCGCACAGTTTCTACGTGATGCGCTTTCTGCTCGGCGCGGCCGAGGCGGGGTTCTTCCCCGGCGTTCTCTACTACATCACCCAATGGTTCCCGGTGCGCCATCGCGGCAAGATTCTTGGGCTGTTCATTCTTTCCCAGCCCATCGCGATGATGATCACCGGTCCTGTGTCCGGCGGTTTGCTCGGCATGGACGGCGTCCTTGGCCTGCATGGCTGGCAGTGGCTGTTCATCGTCATCGGTACTCCGGCGATCCTGCTGACCTGGCCGGTGTTGCGTTGGTTGCCGGACGGCCCACAGCAAGTGAAGTGGATGGATCAGGCGGAAAAAGACTGGCTGACCGGCGAACTGAAAAAGGATTTGCAGGAATACGGCCAGACTCGCCACGGCAATCCGCTGCATGCGCTGAAAGACAAACGCGTGTTGCTGCTGGCGCTGTTCTATCTGCCGGTGACCTTGAGCATTTATGGCTTGGGTTTGTGGTTGCCGACATTGATCAAACAGTTCGGTGGCAGCGATCTGGTCACTGGCTTCGTTTCGTCGGTGCCGTACATCTTCGGGATCATCGGCTTGCTCATCGTCCCGCGCAGTTCCGATCGTTTGAATGATCGTTACGGGCATCTGGCTGTTCTTTATGTGCTGGGTGCGATTGGCCTGTTCCTGAGCGCGTGGCTGTCGTTGCCAATGGCGCAATTGGCGGCGCTGTGTCTGGTGGCGTTCGCGCTGTTTTCCTGCACCGCGGTGTTCTGGACCTTGCCGGGGCGGTTCTTCGCTGGCGCGAGTGCGGCGGCGGGGATTGCGCTGATCAACTCGGTGGGGAATCTGGGCGGGTACATCGGGCCGTTCGTGATCGGGGCGTTGAAGGAGTACACCGGCAACTTGGCTTCGGGATTGTATTTCCTCTCTGGAGTTATGGTGTTCGGCTTGATTCTGACCGGCGTGGTTTACCGCGTGCTGGAACGCAAACACGTGCTGCCGGCTGACCAATTTGCCGCCAGTGCCCGCGGCGCCACCCGCACCTGA
- the araD1 gene encoding AraD1 family protein, with the protein MHLVQFELSNRERRVGVVDNGLVREVQDARCVRDLALAAIEAGNTLEQQVQTLGLGISHDYAELLAQLRVLPPLDHPDPAHMLISGTGLTHLGSASARDKMHQQVGDEATMTDTMRIFKWGVEGGKPAAGQAGVQPEWFYKGDGSIVVRPGQPFPVPPFAEDAGEEPEMAGLYLIGNDGKPYRLGFAVGNEFSDHIMERKNYLYLAHSKLRSCSYGPELRTGELPQHLAGTSRILREGEVLWQNEFLSGEANMCHSLANLEYHHFKYSQFLRPGDVHIHFFGTATLSFADGIRTQPGDVFEISQAEFGAPLVNGIVPVPAVYEPDSIGTL; encoded by the coding sequence ATGCATCTGGTTCAATTCGAATTAAGCAACCGCGAACGCCGCGTCGGCGTGGTCGACAACGGTCTGGTGCGCGAAGTCCAGGACGCCCGCTGCGTGCGCGATCTGGCGCTCGCCGCCATCGAAGCCGGCAACACCCTCGAGCAGCAAGTGCAAACCCTCGGCCTCGGTATCAGCCACGACTACGCCGAACTGCTTGCGCAACTGCGCGTGCTGCCGCCCCTCGACCACCCGGACCCGGCGCACATGCTGATCAGCGGCACCGGCCTGACCCACCTGGGCAGCGCCTCGGCGCGGGACAAAATGCACCAGCAGGTCGGCGACGAAGCGACGATGACCGACACCATGCGCATCTTCAAATGGGGCGTGGAGGGCGGTAAACCGGCAGCGGGACAGGCCGGTGTGCAACCGGAATGGTTCTATAAAGGCGATGGCAGCATCGTCGTCCGCCCCGGCCAGCCGTTCCCGGTACCGCCGTTTGCCGAAGACGCCGGCGAGGAGCCAGAAATGGCCGGCCTGTACCTCATCGGCAACGACGGCAAGCCCTATCGCCTGGGCTTTGCGGTCGGCAACGAGTTCTCCGATCACATCATGGAACGCAAGAATTACCTGTACCTCGCGCACTCGAAACTGCGCAGTTGCAGCTATGGCCCGGAACTTCGCACCGGTGAATTGCCTCAACATCTGGCAGGCACCAGTCGCATCCTGCGTGAAGGCGAAGTGCTTTGGCAGAACGAGTTTCTCAGTGGCGAGGCGAACATGTGCCACAGCCTCGCCAACCTCGAATACCACCACTTCAAATACAGTCAGTTCTTGCGCCCGGGCGACGTGCACATTCATTTTTTCGGCACCGCGACGCTGTCGTTTGCCGATGGCATTCGCACGCAGCCGGGCGATGTCTTTGAAATCAGCCAGGCCGAATTCGGCGCGCCACTGGTGAACGGCATCGTCCCGGTTCCAGCGGTTTATGAGCCGGACAGCATCGGCACCCTTTAA
- a CDS encoding aldehyde dehydrogenase (NADP(+)), translated as MTQILGHNYIGGQRSAAGDVKLQSVDATTGEQLPHDFIQATAEEVDAAAKAAAAAYPAYRSLSAERRAQFLDAIADELDALGDDFVAVVCRETALPAGRIQGERGRTSGQMRLFAKVLRRGDFYGARIDLPLPDRQPLPRPDLRQYRIGLGPVAVFGASNFPLAFSTAGGDTASALAAGCPVVFKAHSGHMATAELVADALIRAAEKTAMPAGVFNMIYGGGVGEWLVKHPAIQAVGFTGSLKGGRALCDMAAARPQPIPVFAEMSSINPVIMLPQALAERSETVARDLTASVVQGCGQFCTNPGLVIGIRSPQFSAFVQQVAGLIGDQPAQTMLNAGTLGSYGKGLQKLLAHSGIEHLAGNPQQGNQAQPQLFKADASLLINSDEVLQEEVFGPTTVIVEVADKAQLSAALHGLHGQLTATIIGELADFERFPELTPLLEQKVGRILLNGYPTGVEVCDSMVHGGPYPATSDARGTSVGTLAIDRFLRPVCFQNYPDSLLPEPLKNANPLRIQRLVDGKPSRDAL; from the coding sequence ATGACTCAGATTCTCGGTCACAACTACATCGGCGGTCAGCGCAGTGCGGCTGGCGACGTCAAACTGCAATCGGTCGATGCAACGACGGGCGAGCAACTGCCGCACGATTTCATTCAGGCCACCGCCGAAGAAGTCGACGCCGCCGCTAAAGCCGCCGCTGCCGCATATCCTGCTTATCGCAGCCTCAGTGCCGAACGCCGCGCGCAGTTTCTCGATGCGATCGCCGATGAACTGGACGCGCTCGGTGATGATTTCGTCGCCGTGGTCTGCCGCGAAACGGCGTTGCCAGCTGGACGGATTCAAGGTGAGCGCGGGCGTACCAGCGGGCAGATGCGTCTGTTCGCCAAAGTGCTGCGTCGCGGTGATTTTTACGGTGCGCGGATTGATCTGCCACTGCCGGATCGTCAGCCGTTGCCACGTCCGGATCTGCGCCAATACCGCATTGGTCTTGGCCCGGTGGCGGTGTTCGGCGCAAGCAACTTTCCGTTGGCATTTTCCACCGCTGGCGGCGACACCGCCTCGGCACTGGCTGCCGGTTGCCCGGTGGTGTTCAAGGCCCACAGCGGTCACATGGCCACGGCTGAACTGGTCGCCGATGCACTGATCCGCGCCGCTGAAAAAACCGCCATGCCGGCGGGCGTGTTCAACATGATCTACGGCGGTGGCGTCGGTGAGTGGCTGGTCAAGCACCCGGCGATTCAGGCCGTCGGTTTCACCGGTTCGCTCAAGGGTGGCCGGGCACTGTGCGACATGGCCGCCGCGCGCCCGCAGCCGATCCCGGTATTTGCCGAGATGTCGAGCATCAACCCGGTGATCATGCTGCCGCAGGCGCTCGCCGAGCGTTCGGAAACCGTCGCCCGCGACCTGACCGCTTCGGTGGTGCAGGGCTGTGGCCAGTTCTGTACCAATCCCGGTCTGGTGATCGGCATCCGTTCGCCGCAGTTCAGCGCGTTCGTGCAGCAGGTCGCCGGTTTGATCGGCGATCAACCGGCGCAAACCATGCTCAATGCCGGCACCCTCGGCAGCTACGGCAAAGGCTTGCAGAAGCTGCTGGCGCATTCCGGCATTGAACATCTGGCGGGTAATCCGCAGCAGGGCAATCAGGCGCAGCCGCAGTTGTTCAAGGCCGATGCCAGCCTGTTGATCAATAGCGATGAAGTGCTGCAGGAAGAGGTGTTCGGCCCGACCACGGTGATTGTCGAAGTGGCGGACAAGGCGCAACTCAGCGCTGCGCTGCATGGCCTGCACGGGCAACTCACCGCGACGATCATTGGCGAGCTGGCGGACTTCGAACGTTTCCCTGAATTGACGCCACTTCTGGAACAGAAGGTCGGGCGGATTCTGCTTAACGGCTATCCGACCGGTGTCGAGGTGTGTGATTCGATGGTGCACGGCGGGCCGTATCCGGCGACGTCGGATGCTCGTGGCACTTCGGTAGGCACGCTGGCCATCGACCGTTTCCTGCGCCCGGTGTGCTTCCAGAACTACCCGGACAGCTTGCTACCGGAGCCGCTGAAAAACGCCAACCCGCTGCGCATCCAGCGCCTGGTCGACGGCAAGCCATCACGCGACGCGCTCTAA
- a CDS encoding DUF5629 family protein produces MTAQTLLNALEHCGMVEIDGLHAFEFALDEDDNLHIECIDGRAAKHWEFTPAQIEAATFDEDLQSWLVIGYASDTKTTGEHRLVCLGDVVSSSDDEDDTDENA; encoded by the coding sequence ATGACTGCCCAAACCCTTCTCAACGCCCTCGAACACTGCGGTATGGTCGAAATCGACGGCCTGCATGCCTTCGAATTCGCCCTCGACGAAGACGACAACCTGCACATCGAATGCATTGATGGCCGAGCGGCCAAACATTGGGAGTTCACCCCGGCGCAGATCGAAGCAGCGACGTTTGACGAAGACCTGCAGAGCTGGCTGGTCATTGGTTATGCCAGCGACACCAAAACCACTGGCGAACACCGCCTGGTCTGCCTCGGCGATGTAGTCAGCAGCAGCGACGATGAGGATGACACTGATGAAAATGCGTAA